tatttggtaTAGTTTGTTctaaatttctttcttttatactTAACATccattttgataattttaataactaataaataattttttgtggATAAACAATGTTTATTCTGTGGACATGTGAGTTAGGGATAAACAATTAGTGGACAGATGACTGGTGGATCTGATTCTTCATTTATCATAACATTTCCTTAaattcattcattttttttcatgacAAAATTGTAAGGCTTTTATTTTCCTGAACTGTCTAATAATcattcatatataataaatttatcattataTGGATAACAACCAATTTCAAatgtgcaaaaaaaaattgtagataaaattttgatacccatatatatatatatatatatatatatatatactatgatattttctaaaaaaataaaattattaattattagttAAAATGTTATGGATGAAAGAGTTGTGGATTGATGCAAAGTATTGTTTGGTGAATCTTGTCTGATGCAAAAACGTATAATGTAgatgtatataataatatttctatGTCTAGCAATTTTAGTATGTTTATGGATGAGATAGTGTGGAGAgcgagagagaaaaagaagagaagtcTTCGTTCTCCATCTTCTCCGGTCGATGGTCTCGTGCTATTGGTACCGTGAGAAGGTGGACACCATTTCTCGTTTGTTTCAGTCTGGTTTAAGTTTTGTATTTTAGTCTAGAGGGTTCAGATCTGGTCAAAAGCTTCGAATCTTCGGATTGAAGCAGAGAGTCTCAAATCGGATTTCATAGGCGTCGATCTCGTCAGATCTACGGTATGTGGTGGTGGATTTGGGGTTACCGGCTGTTCTGAGTATGAGCGTGTCTTGTATGGTTTGTTTGGCCTTGCCGTGGTTCTGAGGCGCGTGGTGAACTCGTTCAGAGGTCAATGGCAAGTTTTAGTTGGATCTGGAGGGAGTGAGTGGAGCGGAGGCGTGTAGAAGGTGCATGCATGGTAACCTTGGTTCAAAGTCCAATGGCGAGTTTAGTTGGCTTTGGAGGAGGTTGGTGGGGTTCAGGCGCATATAAGATGCAATCTACATACAGCAACGGTTATCCATATCTATCAGGCCGGTGTCGCTTCTCTCTTTGGCTAGGTTTGAGTCTCCTCTAGTGTGTTCAGTCTTTAATATTGTCCATGTTCGTGTAGTCTTTGCATATTAGTTTAAGTGTTTTCTAATGTGGTTTGTTTCCGGGATTGTTTCTGTGCAATCACCGGCTTATGGCTCCGAGGTTATATCTCTAAACCGTCGGCTTTAGGCTCTAGAATTGGTGTCGTTGTAACATGCCTTTTGGCTTTTCTAGTTTGAAATCAATGAAACAacggatgacaaaaaaaaattggatgagATAGTGTAGACATTTTGGTGAAGACATGTTCTTGCTGACATGTTTTGTGAACATGTTATTGTAGATTTAGTGTGGACATGTTTTTTAAGACACGATCAAGTTCTCGTGGCCGGGTTCATGTTTTCATAGACGGGTTCACCTTCAGTAATTTCACCAATTAACTTGTTTATGATATTTTGTACACACAAAAACACAATGCTCCATCTCCACAGCAACACACACAAAGCTTTTtggaatatatttttacatattttgtaTAACTTGTTCATGATATTTTGTACATAAAAAAATGTGGATGATCGGATTAGTATTAagtcttttaaataaaaaaaatcggatacatttgtatatattaaGTTGATTACAAAACATTTAATGGATAAGATATATAGTGGTTTAGTAAGGGGAGCTTTTAACACAATAGATTCAGTGTTTAACGTttgattttatctttttgctgttttttttttgtttttttcaatagTGGCAAAATCGTAATTATAATTATCTTCTTCCTCGAGATGTTTTAATTCTCCTGCAACACTTTCATGGCCGACCATAGAATATTGTAACAATACATCAAAATATCATGTTTTCATGTTGTTTTTGAGTTAAATAGATAGATCTATCCGATTACATTCAATTTTAAGCACTAAAATCCAAAACAAATCTCAGAACCCGATTTTTTGGCCAAAAATGGCCACAAAACTCTTATCCACTGTGAAACGCTCCAACGCTGTGTAATCTCCTGTCCCAGATCTATCTAACCCTAACTAAACAACCGGTGCCGTGCCGTCTTCCTCTTCCACACCACGAGTTCGGATCTGTTCTCCGTCGAGTCATCATCTCCACACCGGCGCTCGGACCTCCAAGCACAATGTGACTCATTATGTAATTGCAAAGTGAAATTGAGTTTCTAGGAGtaatttttttcctataaaGATAAGATCTATGGTCGCACAGTTAGCGGACATCAAAAATAGCATGATTTATAAATtcttcaaattcaaaaatagcatgtgttaattttcttattttacttttttttttttacgtcgaACGGCTattttattactcaaactttaaaagtaatacaacaaccaataaaaagtaaCTTCTTAGCGAtctttgctaaaaaaaaaaaaaaaaaaagctagaacacagtaaattataaaaatgtataaaccaTGTTTAAccattttatacatttttttttttaaaatgttgttttaatGTTCTTTTGTCAGCTTATATTGTATAAAAATAGCTGTGTTTTGTCagcttatatttttataagaaaagataaaagaagagaaaaacaaaaagggTTAACTATTTTCAACGGGCCGAGCTGCTGCGCTGCTAAACACTTgatcccctctctctctctctctctctccccaaCATTTCtttaaattagggttttctttccggcagccttctctctctctctctctctttcttctctattTTTCCTCTCTCGCCTAGTTCCAGGtacttgctctctctctctgtttgcCTCTCATCACGCTTCAAAGTCGTATCCTTTCGTGAATCTTTTGGTTGGGAATCCGATTCATTTGAAACTGGGATCTGGAGCTCATCTTatttgaaacttaaaaaaaaaaagaagtgattctcagttctttctttctttctttcatgtCTCTACCAATGATTGCTATGTGTTGTTGGGGGTTTACCTTTTGTAGTTAATTCATTTTTCTGATTTGATTCCGGAGAAACGAAACATTGTGTGGTCGGTCGGTCTTTCATGTAAATAGAATTGTAGTTACAAACCTCTGAGGATTCTCTTAACAGGCcgcataataaataaataaaaaaatctcactTGAACAATGTCTGTTGGGAGATCTTAAACATGGAGCTGGAGTTTGTCTAAAAGAGCTAATAACATTGGTAATAACTTAGTgtcaccatcttcttcttaaACCATATTATTTTAACAACCTCTTTTGCATCTAAACCCAATACCAAAATGATTATTATCATGTTTCGCTCTAACCTTCATTCatacctttctttctttctcaagttttgattttttttttttagccgtTATTGATGGCAGAGTCTCttgtttctcttttctttcgtCTTCTTACTACTGTTTCTTTCCAAACCTTTTTTTCCACCTATTCTGTTCTCTCTCCCCCACATGCTTCTGTGTCTCTTCCACAGTTGCACCGCTTTTCTAGACTCTTACCATGTCGAGGACGAGGACTGCTGCTTCTGAGGCTCACGATTCGATGGAATCTGAGGAAAGGGTAGACCTTGATCCCGAGGAGACTCTTGAGGAGGAGTATGAGTACGAAGAAgttgaagaagaggaggaggttgAAGAGGAGATTGAAGAAGAGGTGGAAGTTGAAGAGGAcgaggacgaagaagaagaagaagaagaagaaggaggagaaaagaaaaagcaTGATGAGCTCTTGGCTCTTCCTCCTCATGGCTCTGAGGTTTATCTTGGTGGGATTCCTACTGACGCCTCTGAAGGGGACTTGAAGGGCTTCTGTGAGTCCATAGGCGAAGTTACTGAGGTATTTGTTTCTTTCTCAAAGTTTGGttgtgttttaattttaatctcgTTGCTGAGTTTGGTGTTGATGTTTAACAGGTTAGGATAATGAGGGAAAAGGAGTCTGGGGAAGGAAAGGGGTACGCGTTTGTAACGTTTAGAAACAAGGACTTGGCTTCTGAAGCAATCGATACTCTTAATAACACTGAGTTCAAGGTAAACTCCTTGACCTCCAAGTCTCATTAGTTCAGTGAGATCACATGAATAAAGCTGTCTCTTATCTATCTCTTGAAGTTCACTTAAACTTCTGTTTACTCTTTTGTCATTCAATAGGGTAAGAGGATAAAGTGTTCGACTACGCAAGCCAAGCACCGTCTCTTTCTTGGCAATGTTCCTAGAAGCTGGACAGAGTCGGACATTAAGAAAACGGCAAGTGGAGTTGGTCCTGGCGTTCAAAATGTCGAACTCCCAAAGGTTTGTCTCTTTCCCTCTTTGGTTGATAGAATCACTTTCAATCTCATTTTTGTTAAAACCACAGGATCCACAAAACGTGGGCCGGAATCGTGGATATGCTTTCGTAGAGTACTACAACCATGCATGTGCTGAATACTCCAAACAAAAGATGTCAGATCCGAGTTTCAAGCTTGATGATAATGCCCCTACTGTAAACTGGGCTGAGTCGAGgaatggaggaggaggagactcTTCTGCTACTCAGGTTGGCTTCTTAGCAAGAACTTACcttataaacaaataatagaaGAAGCAGGAACTTTGATCTTACCAAAGTAATGATCTTCTTACTGTTATCATGTGTGGAATGAGTACAGGTTAAGGCATTGTACATCAAGAACTTGCCTAGAGATATAACACAAGAGCGTCTAAAGTCATTATTCGAACATCATGGGAAGATCCTGAAAGTGGTCATACCACCAGCAAAACCAGGGAAGGAAGACAGTAGATATGGTTTTGTGCACTACGCGGAGAGGACAAGCGTCATGAAAGCTTTGAAAAACACTGAAAGATACGAGATTGATGGTACGGTTTCATTCATAATCATCTTTCTTCCCGTCCGTGAAGTGAACACTTTCAATACTTGAATGTAATGTGTATCCTCGTTATTAATTCTACAGGTCAAACGTTGGATTGTACTCTTGCAAAGCCTCAAGCGGATCAAAAGGCGAATACAACAACAGGTCAGAACATGCAGAACTCACTGTTGCAACCAAACTATCCTCCTCTTCTTGGTTATGGCATGGCTCCGAGTCCCTTCGGTGCTCTTGGTGGATTTGGCGCTTCTCCTTACCCACAAGTAAGATTCATTAGCTcacatttctttttctttacctCACTTGAGTGCTTTCTTCTCGAGTCTAACTTTTTGTGTGGGGATTATGCAGCCGTTAATGCATGCGGGAGGTCATGCAGCTGGTGGGATGGCGATGATGCCAATCATGTTACCCGATGGAAGAATCGGCTACGTCTTGTAAGTCTCTATTTGTACATGTGTAGTGATCTCATGCGTTTGGTATAAGACACATGTGTACTGATCTGATGTGTTTGACCATGATAGACAACAGCCTGGACTAGCAGCAGTGCCACAACCTCCACCAAGGCATTCACCACCGTATAGGGGAAGCGGTTCCAGCAGCAGTAGCAGCAGCAAAAGAAGTAGCAGCGACAATGGTAGAGGAAGAAGCCGTTACAATCCTTATTAGTGATTTCATCATTTGCTTTTCATTCTGGAAAAACACCCCCCAGTCAACTCCCCCAAAACAAAAGtcagttttaacttttaagcattatgttttttttcctcttctttctgGTACATGTggttttgtaatattatttgtttacagtatttatgtttttatcctTTTCCAATTATTTGTGTGCGATCCAAGCTTACTTTGGTAGTCGATATGAATGAAAAATCGCCATCACCGTTCAGAATTATTTTCAGAACCGAAGATGAAACGTTATGAATATGGTTTCACTTTACATGCCTAAATATTTGGATTACCTATGTTATGTAAGCTCTGCAAAGctatatatgggttaaaacagaCGCTAACAGTTTGGTTTGTTTGTTTAGTTCTTGTCTAATTTGTTTGGATTGTATGTATGATAGGTTTTAGCTATCTAGAACTCTTGTAAACAATGTAAACTTCTTTATTATCAGTGAGAGAAACGATTACAACTTTGAGTATGAACTAAGATAATCTCTCATGGCAAATCATCAGTCTCATGGCGACCGAGAAGTACAGTACAACATCAAATAGAGGAAATATGAGATCCACTATTAGCTTATATATGTATCTCCACTACAATATCATTCATAATTGGGATAACAATCCACATTCTCATGGTCATTAATCAAAGTAGAGTACATTTCTCTCTTTGACATGGCCGTAAAATAGTCATGGATCTCTTCTTTACTTCATGATGTTGGGGTTCATCAAGATGGACATGCATAATTGTAGTTTGATATCTTATCATCGTTACAACTCACTGCAAATTCAGTTCTTCACAACAGAACAAAACACTTTTGAGACTCATTTTCACTATGCTTAACATAAAGTTGTTTTTGATTTTCTAGTGATCAAACATGTCTTTATTACACTATAATTAGACGATATATTCACTAAGTCGTTGTTTTAAGCCATTTCTTATCTTTTCACTTAAAAACTTGGAGTGGATTGTCCACCCAACTTAAATATGTGAAGCAGTATAACACTATTACCAAAGTGTGTGGTTCATGAAGAAGCTCCAGCTCAACATCAAATATGTGAATTGAGccaactaaaacaacaaaagcCCAATAAACTCATGACTAAGTTAAACTTGAGATCGCTTACATTAGCCAAAAGTACAACTTCTTATCCACACAAAATTAGTACAACAACAAGTACAAATTAGTACAACGAGTCGATGAAAACACGTTGGAATCAAATCTAGATTCCAAACATATATGCTTATTGACACATTTTCTCTAGAATGTTCTTACCTTTCTTTGTATATATCAAATCAAATCTTGCTGAAAAATAAAAGCGCAAATCAAAAtctgctttttttttcaatcgTTTCTCGCTTCCGTAGAGTTTTTCTAATGGTATCAAAGTCATGGATTGTTCTTTTGATCCTGTTTTTGCTTAAACAATAAGCATTTTCTTAGTAAAAACttagatttcaattttttttaaaggattgTTATTCTCTTGCATTTGTTTCTCttaaataatttagatttttgaGAGACCATCAGCTAAAAACAAAATCTGCGCTTTAAAATATTCAATCTCAAtagttaatgtttttttttgttggtaagATTTGATCTATGCAAACCACTTCTTGGGTTAAGAAGATCCGCGAATAGCATTGCATTTAACTGAAGGATTTTACTAGCAACGATAGTTGATAAAGGTAAGTTTTATTCAATTTTCTCGTATGTTTAAGAGCGTTATAAACAaaatcttaatatatttttacttttttttttttgatgttttggcAGTAAAAAATTTTCGAAATGGAGGGGCCATGAATAAGGACATGATCAGTCACCTGCCTGAAGATCTGATTcgtaaaatattatcatttctTCCCACAAAAACAGCTATAGCCACAAGTCTTTTGTCTAAACAATGGCGGTCTCATTGGATGTTGGCACCAAAACTGAGGTTCGATTCTGAGGATTATGAAAATGAACACGACGAAACATTTTCAAAGATTGTGTCCGATTCCTTCCTATCACATAAGGCTCCGGTTCTAGAGAGTTTTCACCTCAGGTTTGGATTAGATAAAGTTGATCCTATAGATGTTGGATTCTGGATTGGAATTGCTTTTGCTAGACAGTTGCGTAAACTGGTACTCGATTTTCTCGACCTACCCGAGGAAGAGAGCTTCATATTTCCAAGTAGCTTGTGTACTTGTAAAACACTTGAGACTTTGAAGCTCAGGAATCAGATTCTTCTTGATATCTCTTCACCAGCTTCTATGAAGTCTCTTAAGAAGCTGCATCTTAGTTATGTGTTTTACAAAGACGATGAAACTATCTATAACCTTTTATCTGGTTGCCCTAGTCTTGAAGAATTGATTGTGGATCGAAGTGAGGAACGTACTGTTGAGTTTTACATTATTAATGTCCCTTCTTTGCTGAGATTAACCATTTATGATGACAATAGTGGAAATCAGTTTCTAGGATATTTGATCGAGGCTCCTTCTCTGAAATACTTAGAGATTGAAGAGTGAAGATGCAAGTTGTTTCTTCTAGAAGAACCGGAGCTGGTGGAGGCAAACATCTCTGGAGTTCCTGCAGTAATCAGTAATGAATTTCGTGTATCTCTCACTTCAGTCAAACGTCTTGTCTTGGATGTATCACCCTTGGAGGTAAACTTGTGGTTTATATTTacacttgattttttttttttttgttattatcgcattgtttgtttatattattaatttatcttaTGGGTAGACTATATACCCTCCTTTTGGAGATATCTTCAATCAACTGGTGCATCTAGAGATGTATACACGTGAAGCATTGTGGTGGGATCTACTTAGTAGGATGCTCGAACATTCTCCTAAACTACAAGTCTTGAAGCTCGTTGATGTAAgacattttattgtttattagtCATCTAGCTATTTTTGATGGTCTAGTATTGAAGTACATTGAATCTCCTCTTTGTTTCGTTGGTCACAGGAATATAGGATTAATCCTGACTATCGTGTGCGCGGCAGGGAATGGAAAAAGCCAAAGTATGTACCTAAATGTTTGTTGTCACATCTAGAGACATTTGTGTGGACAAGATATGATTCGagaagagaaaatgaagaagtggCTACGTATATCCTAAAGAACGCAAGACAGTTGAAGAGTGCAACTTTCTCCGCAAAACCCATTGAACCGAAAGAGCTGAAAAAGTTTGCTGAGAGACGTGAGATGTTCAGAAAATTGGATGGTGTGGTCAAGGCTTCAAGTTCGTGTCACCTTGTGTTCAAATAGGAATGATTTTATGATGCAGTAGACTCTACTTAACATATGGTAGAGGACGAAGCCGTTACAATCCTTTATTAATTATTAGTGATTTCATCAACTctccaaaacaaaaaacaaaaattcaattttaagcattatatttttatctttttttctccAATGATTTGTGTGTGACAAAGGCTTACTTTAGTAGTCGGTATGAGTGAATAATCGCCATTGCTGTCGTCAAGGCTATTTCAGAAGATGAAATTAATGAAGATGGTTTCTTTTTCTATGTATCAAGATTCTAGGTTCGAATGACCGTACATGGGCTTAATGCGATTCCCAAatcatttaaaatcaattttcgttactagattttgatcggCCTAAACCCGTACCGCAGAATATATAGGCCGCCCGCGGGATGCATCCTTATCAAACCACCTGCTACAACTTCTTTCATGAATGTTCAAGTAGAAAAGTTGTGTAAGAGAGTTGAAGAGAGCTCATTAAGCTTCACTAAAGccttatcaaaatcaatgccaCAAAGCTCCGTTTGTGCTTGCGTTCTTGAGTTAAAAGTCTTGTTTTGTTATCAGCATAAGCTTTTGTTGAGTCTGAATCTGATTGAGTTGTtgtctttgtaataatttggcTCAAGTGTTGTATGTCTTCATCAAACCATCgctttgtttaattatttggaTTGCAAAAAAATTCGTGAATCCCTTTGCCAAATTATACAAGTGACGTGATATACAACTAACTTTTCTCCTAAACAACACCATtgtaaccaaatttttttttttttaaaacaccacTTCAcgatattaaaaacaaaaccaaacaactttttttttgtgcaccaactttttttaatcaaatcaaaCCATGTTTGGTACATAAGCGTTTAAAGCCTGCTTGGCTTAAAGATCAAGAGAAAAAACAGAGTTCCTAGGAACCCAATGAAAAGAAACCGAGGTAAAGGCCTCCGCCAATGTCCTAATATCCGAGAGGATTCCATGCAAATCTGAGAAGTTTGAACCCTCGACAATTTCCGCCACCAATGTTTTCGAGTCTGATTCAAAAGAAATatcaacttaaacaagaaatatcacattgtaataaagcaattcacagttgtgtgtaataaaaagagaaaaccaaataaaaacacCACCAGAGTTCGAATCGTCATCCCTGGAGCTGGAGTCGTCATCGCCAGAGCTCGAATTATCATCaccggagctcgaatcatcatcgCCGGAACTCCTTATGTTTTCTGGAGGAAAAGTCACAAGAATTGCTTTCTTCTCACTCTCTTTCTCGTTTTTTCCtggtaaaataagaaatgaagaaaaaaaatgcggGTCCATGTAATCCGGCATGATCCGTTTCGACCCATCCCGTAAAAGATCCAGTCCCGCAAAGACCCGTCCGGCGAAGTCCGCAAATTTACGGACCTAGAAAACGTCGTTCCAATACCGTACCGCGACAGTCCTTTACGGGTCAGGCCCGCAGTCCAGATCCATGATTGCCATCTCTAGGAATGAGGCTTTGGAGTTATATAGCAAATCATCTTAATTGGTCTTGGGTTATTTTGTCTTCACACAATTTCATGATGTACTTGCTTATCTTCTAAGTATCTATCACATGACCTTAGTAAAATTGTCATAACTTTTTAATCATTTGAAGGTTATAATTAAAGTAGTTCAACTGGCCTGGACATATATATGGTTTTATATCTGCCAAGAATATATTTTTGCCTGTTCTTTGTACTTTTTCCCAACTTACCTCAAAAGACTCAAGACCAcataattctttaaaaaaattaaaatctatttaaaacagTATGAAAACACTTGTAGAAACATATCAAACAAGGGTCAAAAAATATTAGGTTATATCATTTTCGTTGTTTGTGGGGAGAGGTTAGTGGGTGGGGAAGACAAGCTATGCCAAAGATGGTGCACACGGAGTTTGTCTAACTCTTCCCGCTAATTCAGGAATGTGACTTTCGTCAAAATGAAAGTCGGAAATTAAACTGATATGAATATGTCTAAAGTTACCAATTGAGAGAGCTTATTATATTTGTCGACTTTTACCCAATATGTATATCCCACACACATGGACAAAGGATACAGTTTGCAAAATGTAAGAACTATGTCAAAAACTATAACACACATTGACTTGGGATATCTTTGTAGAATTATactgtaatatttttgttacagaaaaaaagatacaataaatattaactgaataaaaatataaaatatagatataaaacttatgcagtgaaaaaaaaatatttgttttcaagCTTTTTTGCAACTACCGAATATCCAGCCAAAGTTTAGGCAGAATCTCACTACAGGATTACGATAAACGTTTGGATCGGCAATCTCTTGCCCATCCTTCTTTGGATCACACATTATCTTGCAAGGTATGTAACATTTGGCTGGAGTCGCTTTTTCTGATCCTCGCATGCATTGATTTATGATACAATTTTTTATACATGCCTTCATCTTGATAGAATCAGATACTTGTgctgaaaacaaaattataagtaaatttaCAACAATGAAAGCACGGTAAATTTTCTTTGACACTTGAACTGCCATAATGTAAGTACTATAACAACGCAAAATTTGAACTGTATCTTTTTTTGTCTGTTTATTGTAGTGTGAAACGAGAGATTTTGTGAGAATGTTGGATTGGTCAAGATGATTCTTATAGTAGAAGTAGTTTTACCTGTTTTGGGGAATTTGTTAGAAAGTCACATTGTTAATTTCttaattaagtaaatatatcaattgatttttgttaacttagGTGTATTATATGTTTAGTCATCAAAACAACTATCTTCTATTcattaaaataactattttttcaTATTGTCAATGTCAATCTTAGCTTACACCAGATATTGAATTTCCCTTTTGTTTTTACAATTTGTAGATACATCTTGTTTTGAGAATCTATTTTAAACACATAATACTAGATTTTTAACTCGCACTACGCGCaagtttatattaataatttagtttaatattagtaataaaattaaaatttacaaaaaatagtgTAATTGCATgacttatatttttatgaaaatatctaaaatatcttGTGCCATTGTTTCCTACTTATGGTTTATTCTTTATATTGAGTCACCTCATTCTTTGATTTTCCACGAGtttacaaaaagataaaaattaaaaagtgacTGGGAGGAGTAAACCTCTTGTGTAAAAcacatattattaaaaaaagtttatatgtgagttttaaattatttttttatcaatcaacAAAAATAACGAATTTATTGtgatattaaaaattgaaattttaatcaatattattatcttatgttttaacaCAAATTCTTTTAGTCAGTTACGTTACATCTTTCATTAAAACTAATCAAATATGGTatgataaaacaaatataatacgAGTGTAATCTACAAAAAAGGTCATTTAAGCAAATTTCATGATGAATTCTCTTAAATCTTTAATATGGTTCACAAATAATGTTATAGATTTTATgcaattttaaacaattaaaatgaTCTCAAATGAGCTAATgagttatataaaataaatatatttagagaagaatatttataatatagataaaataaagatataaaGATGTTTGTCTATACGTTAGTTAACATttctaatattataaacaaataacaccaaaaagtttaaaagataacataaaaGAATGGTAAACAAATAATGAATATTCATTTATCAGTATGATACTATACTATCTAAATATGCTTATTAACAAACTAAgaacaataaaattttaaaaacttctaATATTTAGAAAATGAATCACGAGATacaattatatttagttaattaaaaagatacattataaATCTTGACTCAATTACtcagatatatatagtatatctgTTTTGAATTCACtatcataattattatattttgtttaattttcttacTTTAGTGATGCATTATTCTTATTCAACCTCTACCATAAATACAAGTAACaaattttttggaaattttgactaaacttttatgagtttatttaaatttttatcaaacatTATAAAACTACTAATTGATGACTCTTTGCAGTTAGACTAAATTTTTGGGAATTGTTTGAGAATATTTATAAAGTTGACAAGCTATCCCAACTAACCTCAAACGACTCAAGACTCCACAAAATTCTTAAACAATTGAAATCAGCACAATAGTAACACAAGTAGTCTATCTATCTTTGACACATCAGCTTTTAATTAAATTCATTGTGGAACTGCCATGTCAATTAATTGTACACGTCAATTCTCAAGTTTCTCTCACAACTTCATTTCTTTGATACAAACCTCTTCAGATCTCTCATATTCATTTCATTATATTCAAGAATCGTTGCGCCTTCACCCATCTATATACATCGTTAAATTGATGATATCGAACAATATGAAAACAGTTCCTCTCTATAAATTAAACTGTTGTTGCTTATGGCTGGATATATTGCAAAGTCGTCAAACACTGGAGAGAGAGCGGTTCGCATGAGGAAGGTTCGCGGTGGTCAGGATGACGATCTAACCAATGAGAGGCTCATGTGGTGATTATGTTTTGATCTAAGGCATGCATGAGAGATTAAGCGGTGGTTCCGGCGAGAACGTAGCGAGTGAGCATATTGGGAATTCGGTAAGTGACCTAAGAGTAGATCAACCAGAGTGGTTATCCGACGAGAGAACCAAAACCTTGACCGA
The window above is part of the Brassica napus cultivar Da-Ae chromosome C8, Da-Ae, whole genome shotgun sequence genome. Proteins encoded here:
- the LOC106376629 gene encoding heterogeneous nuclear ribonucleoprotein Q-like, with product MSRTRTAASEAHDSMESEERVDLDPEETLEEEYEYEEVEEEEEVEEEIEEEVEVEEDEDEEEEEEEEGGEKKKHDELLALPPHGSEVYLGGIPTDASEGDLKGFCESIGEVTEVRIMREKESGEGKGYAFVTFRNKDLASEAIDTLNNTEFKGKRIKCSTTQAKHRLFLGNVPRSWTESDIKKTASGVGPGVQNVELPKDPQNVGRNRGYAFVEYYNHACAEYSKQKMSDPSFKLDDNAPTVNWAESRNGGGGDSSATQVKALYIKNLPRDITQERLKSLFEHHGKILKVVIPPAKPGKEDSRYGFVHYAERTSVMKALKNTERYEIDGQTLDCTLAKPQADQKANTTTGQNMQNSLLQPNYPPLLGYGMAPSPFGALGGFGASPYPQPLMHAGGHAAGGMAMMPIMLPDGRIGYVLQQPGLAAVPQPPPRHSPPYRGSGSSSSSSSKRSSSDNGRGRSRYNPY